The following proteins are encoded in a genomic region of Haemorhous mexicanus isolate bHaeMex1 chromosome 11, bHaeMex1.pri, whole genome shotgun sequence:
- the IL17RD gene encoding interleukin-17 receptor D, translated as MAPGLQLGSFLLALAACLGAAPLAAGAAGGRRGPAADACAGRGLPSVTKNNGLLNITFKYDNCTPYLSSVGRHMIGDVQNITISQFACQEQVAVMVLWTANAIGIEYLKGFRVILEELKSEGRQCQQMALKDPKQLSPSFKRTGMESQPFVNLKFETDYFVKIVPFPSIKNESNYHPFFFRTRSCELLLQPENLVCKPYWKPRNVNVTQQGFNMQVSFDHAPHNFGFRYYFLHYKLKHEGLFKQKTCRQEQNTDTTSCVLQNVSPGDYIIELVDDTNTTRKTMHYALKPVHSPWAGPIRAIAITVPLVVISAFATLFTVMCRKKQQENIYSHLDEESSESSAYAAGLHVERLRPRPKVFICYSSKDCQKHINVIQCFAYFLQDFCGCEVALDLWEDLKSCKEDQKEWLIKKINESQFIIIVCSKGMKYFVEKKNWKHRGVTKDAGKGEPFLFAVLTVAEKLRQAKQNSADLCKFIAVYFDYSCEGDIPAILDLSTKYKLMDNLPQLYSHLHSRDLSVQDSEVFPVNISKRNYFRSKSGRSLYVAICNMHQFIDQEPDWFEKQFIPFPPPSLHYSEPVMEKFDSGLVLNDLVNKQVMDGDFYLKTDLNISVGNSDSHCIIQHLNLGEDIETQDIPVGGSSVLQPLLHVVKASNLKDMPRDSGIYDSSVPSSELSLPLMEGLLTDQMETSSITGSVSSSSGLGEEEPPVMTATKFLVPGICKAELHCHIHSDELQAIAPL; from the exons gggctgccaTCAGTCACAAAGAACAATGGACTACTCAACATCACCTTTAAATATGACA ACTGCACTCCTTACCTGAGTTCAGTGGGAAGACACATGATTGGAGATGTGCAGAACATCACTATCAGTCAGTTTGCCTGCCAGGAACAGGTGGCTGTGATGGTCCTTTGGACAGCAAATGCCATTG GGATTGAATACCTGAAGGGATTTCGAGTAATACTGGAGGAGTTAAAGTCAGAGGGAAGACAATGCCAGCAGATGGCTTTAAAAGATCcaaagcagctcagccccagttTCAAACGAACA GGAATGGAGTCCCAGCCCTTTGTAAACTTGAAGTTTGAAACCGATTACTTTGTAAAGAttgttccttttccttccattaaaaatgaaagtaattATCACCCATTTTTCTTCAGAACTAGAT CATGTGAATTGTTGCTACAGCCAGAAAACCTTGTTTGCAAACCTT ACTGGAAGCCAAGGAATGTGAATGTTACCCAGCAAGGTTTTAACATGCAAGTGTCCTTTGATCATGCACCTCACAACTTTGGGTTTAGGTACTACTTTCTTCACTACAAACTGAAGCATGAAGGACTCTTTAAGCAGAAGACCTGCAGACAG GAGCAGAACACAGACACTACAAGTTGTGTTCTTCAGAATGTGTCTCCAGGGGATTATATCATTGAG CTGGTTGATGACACTAATACAACAAGGAAAACAATGCACTATGCACTAAAACCAG TGCACTCCCCGTGGGCTGGCCCCATCAGGGCCATTGCCATCACAGTGCCTTTGGTTGTCATCTCTGCCTTTGCCACGCTCTTCACTGTGATGTGCCGCAAGAAACAGCAAG AAAATATATATTCCCATCTAGATGAGGAGAGCTCAGAATCTTCAGCATATGCTGCAGGTCTCCATGTGGAAAGACTTCGACCCCGGCCAAAAGTGTTCATCTGCTATTCCAGCAAAGACTGCCAGAAACACATTAATGTCATCCAGTGCTTTGCTTATTTTCTTCAGGACTTCTGTGGCTGTGAG gTGGCTTTAGATTTGTGGGAAGATCTGAAAAGCTGTAAAGAAGATCAGAAGGAGtggcttattaaaaaaataaatgagtcACAGTTTATCATCATTGTGTGTTCCAAAGGAATGAAATACTTTGTTGAAAAAAAGAACTGGAAGCACAGAGGAGTAACCAAAGatgcaggaaaaggagaaccctttctctttgctgtgctgactgTTGCAGAGAAGCTTCGGCAGGCCAAGCAGAACTCAGCTGACCTCTGCAAGTTCATTGCAGTTTACTTTGATTACTCCTGTGAGGGAGACATCCCTGCCATTCTGGATCTGAGCACAAAATACAAACTCATGGACAATCTCCCCCAGCTCTATTCACACTTACACTCCAGAGATCTTAGTGTACAGGATTCAGAGGTGTTTCCTGTTAACATcagtaaaagaaattatttcaggagCAAATCTGGGAGGTCCCTTTATGTTGCTATTTGCAACATGCATCAATTCATTGATCAGGAACCCGATTGGTTTGAGAAACAATTCATTCCCTTCCCTCCACCTTCTTTACACTACTCAGAGCCTGTCATGGAAAAATTTGATTCAGGCTTGGTTTTAAATGACTTGGTGAATAAACAGGTGATGGATGGTGATTTTTACCTGAAAACAGATCTAAACATTTCAGTGGGGAATTCAGACTCTCACTGTATCATTCAGCACTTAAACCTTGGAGAAGATATAGAAACTCAGGACATTCCAGTTGGTGGCAGCTCTGTCCTTCAGCCATTGCTACATGTTGTTAAAGCTTCAAATCTGAAAGACATGCCTCGAGATTCTGGGATCTATGATTCATCTGTCCCTTCATCTGAATTATCTTTACCTTTAATGGAAGGACTATTGACAGACCAAATGGAAACATCTTCCATTACAGGAAGTGTTTCTTCATCATCAGGTTTAG GGGAAGAAGAACCTCCTGTAATGACTGCTACAAAGTTCTTAGTGCCTGGAATATGTAAAGCAGAACTTCATTGCCACATCCACTCTGATGAACTGCAGGCAATTGCTCCTTTATAA